The Streptomyces europaeiscabiei genome window below encodes:
- a CDS encoding MarR family winged helix-turn-helix transcriptional regulator, whose protein sequence is MLLDDQLCFALYAASRAVTARYRPLLDELGLTYPQYLVMLVLWEQDSISVRDLGAALQLESSTLSPLLKRLEAGGVLRRERRTDDERSVSIRLTESGARLEERARTVPVDIGEAMGLTPEQHTMAKQLLRLLTANVARA, encoded by the coding sequence CTGCTCCTGGACGACCAGCTCTGTTTCGCCCTGTACGCCGCCTCGCGCGCGGTCACCGCCCGCTACCGGCCGCTGCTCGACGAGCTGGGACTGACCTATCCGCAGTACCTGGTCATGCTCGTGCTCTGGGAGCAGGACTCGATCTCCGTACGCGACCTGGGAGCCGCGCTCCAGTTGGAGTCCAGCACGCTCTCCCCACTCCTGAAGCGCCTGGAGGCCGGCGGCGTGCTCCGCCGCGAGCGCCGCACGGACGACGAGCGCTCGGTCTCCATCCGCCTGACCGAGTCGGGCGCCCGGCTCGAGGAGCGGGCCCGGACCGTTCCCGTGGACATCGGCGAGGCCATGGGGCTGACCCCCGAACAGCACACCATGGCCAAGCAGTTGCTGCGGCTGCTCACGGCGAACGTCGCTCGGGCGTGA
- a CDS encoding DUF397 domain-containing protein has translation MTSTDDGRRAPQVEPTALRNALWHRSSRSSGNGACVEVAFVENLIAVRDSKDTDGPGLVFRPAAWRRLVGGARSGWPGGPCPREAAHARDI, from the coding sequence ATGACGAGCACGGACGACGGGCGACGGGCCCCGCAGGTCGAGCCGACGGCACTGAGGAACGCGCTCTGGCACAGGAGCAGCCGCAGCTCGGGCAACGGCGCCTGTGTGGAGGTGGCCTTCGTCGAGAACCTGATAGCCGTCCGGGACTCCAAGGACACCGACGGGCCGGGGCTGGTGTTCCGGCCCGCCGCATGGCGGAGGCTCGTCGGCGGGGCACGTTCGGGGTGGCCGGGTGGCCCCTGTCCACGGGAAGCCGCCCATGCACGGGACATCTGA
- a CDS encoding helix-turn-helix domain-containing protein, producing MAGGPTVRRRQLGAELRRLREHAGRKIEEVAAHLECSMSKISRVETGQAPIKARDVRDLLGWYGVTDPAQIETVLQIHKDAQQQGWWAHYGEVLPSGMATYAGLESDARALRSYEPTFVHGLLQTEDYARAVISAARPNEPYEVDQLVRFRKERQALLTRDPDPLELWVVVEESALRRPVGGPEVMAAQLAHLAEATAMPHVTIQIMPTAKGAHAALAGMFSLLEFEGHTPTVVYVNSIAGNVYLEKERDVRAFVQTFDLVRAAAPDPQETPATLENIAREMRSR from the coding sequence ATGGCGGGGGGACCGACGGTACGGCGACGGCAGCTGGGGGCGGAGCTGCGGCGCCTGCGTGAGCACGCCGGCCGGAAGATCGAGGAGGTCGCGGCCCACCTCGAATGCTCCATGTCCAAGATCAGCCGGGTGGAGACGGGCCAGGCCCCCATCAAGGCACGGGACGTACGGGACCTGCTGGGGTGGTACGGCGTCACCGACCCGGCGCAGATCGAGACCGTGCTGCAGATCCACAAGGACGCGCAGCAGCAGGGCTGGTGGGCCCACTACGGCGAGGTCCTCCCCTCCGGCATGGCCACGTACGCCGGGCTGGAGTCCGACGCCCGCGCGCTGCGCTCGTACGAGCCCACGTTCGTGCACGGACTGCTCCAGACCGAGGACTACGCCCGCGCCGTGATCTCCGCCGCGCGCCCGAACGAACCGTACGAGGTGGATCAGCTGGTGCGGTTCCGCAAGGAGCGCCAGGCGCTGCTGACCCGTGACCCGGACCCGCTGGAGCTGTGGGTGGTGGTCGAGGAGAGCGCGCTGCGGCGCCCGGTCGGCGGCCCGGAGGTGATGGCGGCCCAGCTCGCCCACCTGGCCGAGGCGACGGCCATGCCCCACGTCACCATCCAGATCATGCCGACGGCCAAGGGCGCGCACGCGGCGCTGGCCGGGATGTTCTCGCTGCTGGAGTTCGAGGGCCACACACCGACCGTGGTCTACGTCAATTCCATCGCCGGCAACGTGTACCTGGAGAAGGAGCGCGACGTACGCGCCTTCGTCCAGACCTTCGACCTGGTGCGGGCAGCGGCCCCGGATCCGCAGGAGACGCCCGCCACGCTGGAGAACATCGCGAGGGAGATGCGGAGCCGATGA
- a CDS encoding NADP-dependent isocitrate dehydrogenase, with product MTDSTIIYTHTDEAPALATHSFLPVIKAYASQAGVSVETRDISLAGRIIAVFPEYLEEGQRIPDALSELGELAKTPAANIIKLPNVSASIPQLKAAVAELQGQGYALPDYPDDPKSDEEREIRARYDKIKGSAVNPVLREGNSDRRAPASVKNYAKTHPHRMGAWSADSKTNVATMGENDFRSTEKSVVISEADALRIELVGDDGSTTVLRESVPVLAGEVVDASVMRVAALREFLTAQIARAKAEGVLFSVHLKATMMKVSDPIVFGHVVRAFFPKTFAQYGETLAAAGLSPNDGLGGIYKGLEALPEGAEIKASFDAELAEGPELAMVDSDKGITNLHVPSDVIVDASMPAMIRTSGHMWGPDGQEADTLAVLPDSSYSGVYQVVVDDCRANGAYDPSTMGSVPNVGLMAQKAEEYGSHDKTFEIATTGTVRLVDQAGNVVIEQAVSAGDIFRACQTKDAPIRDWVKLAVTRARATGNPAVFWLDETRAHDANLIAKVNAYLDEHDTEGLVIRILAPVDATKLSVERIRRGEDTISVTGNVLRDYLTDLFPILELGTSAKMLSVVPLMAGGGLFETGAGGSAPKHVQQLVKEDYLRWDSLGEFFALVPSLEQYAQVTGNTRAKVLADTLDRATATFLDEDKSPSRRVGGIDNRGSHFYLSLYWAQELAAQTDDADLAKAFAPLAETLTANEQTIVDELIAVQGKPADIGGYYQPDPAKATAVMRPSTTWNEALANFA from the coding sequence GTGACTGACTCGACCATCATCTACACGCACACTGACGAGGCGCCCGCCCTGGCGACCCACTCGTTCCTGCCCGTGATCAAGGCGTACGCCTCGCAGGCCGGTGTCTCCGTCGAGACCCGTGACATCTCGCTGGCCGGGCGCATCATCGCCGTCTTCCCGGAGTACCTGGAGGAGGGCCAGCGCATCCCGGACGCCCTCTCGGAGCTGGGCGAGCTGGCCAAGACGCCCGCGGCGAACATCATCAAGCTGCCGAATGTCTCGGCGTCGATCCCGCAGCTCAAGGCCGCCGTCGCCGAGCTGCAGGGCCAGGGCTACGCGCTGCCGGACTACCCGGACGACCCGAAGTCCGACGAGGAGCGCGAGATCCGCGCCCGCTACGACAAGATCAAGGGTTCCGCCGTGAACCCGGTCCTGCGTGAGGGCAACTCCGACCGCCGCGCCCCCGCCTCGGTCAAGAACTACGCCAAGACACACCCGCACCGCATGGGCGCCTGGTCCGCCGACTCGAAGACGAACGTCGCGACCATGGGCGAGAACGACTTCCGCTCCACCGAGAAGTCCGTGGTGATCTCCGAGGCCGATGCGCTGAGGATCGAGCTGGTCGGCGACGACGGCTCCACCACCGTGCTGCGCGAGTCCGTACCCGTCCTCGCGGGCGAGGTCGTCGACGCCTCCGTGATGCGTGTCGCCGCGCTGCGCGAGTTCCTGACCGCGCAGATCGCCCGGGCCAAGGCCGAGGGCGTGCTGTTCTCCGTGCACCTCAAGGCCACGATGATGAAGGTCTCCGACCCGATCGTCTTCGGTCACGTGGTGCGCGCCTTCTTCCCGAAGACGTTCGCGCAGTACGGCGAGACGCTGGCAGCGGCCGGTCTGTCCCCGAACGACGGTCTGGGCGGCATCTACAAGGGCCTGGAGGCCCTGCCCGAGGGCGCCGAGATCAAGGCCTCCTTCGACGCCGAGCTCGCCGAGGGCCCGGAGCTGGCGATGGTCGACTCCGACAAGGGCATCACCAACCTGCACGTGCCGTCCGACGTCATCGTCGACGCCTCGATGCCGGCCATGATCCGCACCTCCGGCCACATGTGGGGCCCGGACGGCCAGGAGGCCGACACCCTCGCGGTGCTCCCGGACTCCTCGTACTCCGGTGTCTACCAGGTCGTCGTCGACGACTGCCGTGCCAACGGCGCCTACGACCCGTCGACCATGGGCTCGGTCCCGAACGTCGGCCTCATGGCGCAGAAGGCCGAGGAGTACGGCTCCCACGACAAGACCTTCGAGATCGCGACCACCGGCACGGTCCGCCTCGTCGACCAGGCCGGCAACGTGGTGATCGAGCAGGCGGTCTCGGCCGGCGACATCTTCCGCGCCTGCCAGACCAAGGACGCCCCGATCCGCGACTGGGTGAAGCTGGCCGTCACCCGCGCCCGCGCCACCGGCAACCCGGCGGTGTTCTGGCTGGACGAGACCCGCGCGCACGACGCCAACCTGATCGCCAAGGTCAACGCCTACCTGGACGAGCACGACACCGAGGGCCTGGTCATCCGGATCCTCGCCCCGGTCGACGCCACCAAGCTGTCGGTGGAGCGCATCCGCCGCGGCGAGGACACGATCTCGGTGACCGGCAACGTGCTGCGTGACTACCTCACCGACCTGTTCCCGATCCTGGAGCTGGGCACCAGCGCCAAGATGCTGTCGGTCGTCCCGCTGATGGCGGGCGGCGGCCTCTTCGAGACGGGCGCCGGCGGCTCCGCCCCGAAGCACGTCCAGCAGCTGGTCAAGGAGGACTACCTGCGCTGGGACTCCCTGGGTGAGTTCTTCGCCCTGGTCCCGTCCCTGGAGCAGTACGCCCAGGTCACCGGCAACACCCGCGCCAAGGTCCTCGCCGACACCCTCGACCGCGCCACGGCGACCTTCCTCGACGAGGACAAGTCCCCGTCGCGTCGCGTCGGCGGCATCGACAACCGCGGCAGCCACTTCTACCTGTCCCTGTACTGGGCCCAGGAGCTGGCCGCCCAGACCGACGACGCCGACCTGGCCAAGGCCTTCGCCCCGCTCGCCGAGACCCTCACGGCGAACGAGCAGACCATCGTCGACGAGCTGATCGCCGTCCAGGGCAAGCCGGCCGACATCGGCGGCTACTACCAGCCCGACCCGGCCAAGGCCACCGCGGTCATGCGTCCGTCGACCACGTGGAACGAGGCGCTGGCGAACTTCGCCTGA
- a CDS encoding mechanosensitive ion channel family protein has protein sequence MTRALTLDDYLVAGITLAAGLLAAFLLRLLLRWLGGHATKTRWGGDDVIVDTLRSLVPWGAFVGGAAAAAAVLPLTKTVQHNVNQCLTVLFILVATITSARVIAGLVRSLAQSRAGVAGSVTIFVNITRVTVLAIGCLVILQTLGIPVAPLVTALGVGGLAVALALQDTLANLFAGIHILASKTVQPGDYIKLSSGEEGYVVDINWRQTTIKSLSNNLVIIPNGQLAGTNMTNFNQPEQDMTLLVQVGVGYDSDLEHVERVTNEIIAETMKEVEGAVPDHEPAVRFHTFGDSRIGMTVILGVGEFSDQYRIKHEFIKRLHKRYRAEGISVPVPRRAITLQTGGGSVEIPHQREASVEVAP, from the coding sequence ATGACCCGGGCCCTCACCCTAGACGACTACCTCGTGGCCGGAATCACTCTGGCCGCGGGCCTGTTGGCCGCGTTCCTGCTGCGGCTGCTGCTGCGCTGGCTCGGCGGCCACGCCACGAAGACCCGCTGGGGCGGTGACGACGTCATCGTCGACACACTGCGCTCCCTGGTCCCCTGGGGCGCGTTCGTCGGCGGCGCGGCCGCCGCGGCGGCGGTGCTGCCACTGACGAAGACCGTGCAGCACAACGTGAACCAGTGCCTGACGGTGCTGTTCATCCTCGTCGCCACGATCACGTCGGCCAGGGTGATCGCCGGCCTGGTGCGTTCGCTCGCCCAGTCCCGGGCCGGGGTCGCGGGTTCGGTCACGATCTTCGTGAACATCACCCGGGTCACGGTCCTCGCGATCGGCTGCCTGGTGATCCTGCAAACCCTGGGCATCCCGGTCGCCCCGCTGGTCACGGCACTGGGCGTCGGCGGTCTCGCGGTGGCGCTGGCCCTCCAGGACACCCTTGCCAACCTCTTCGCGGGCATCCACATCCTCGCGTCGAAGACGGTCCAGCCGGGCGACTACATCAAGCTGAGCAGCGGCGAGGAGGGCTATGTCGTCGACATCAACTGGCGGCAGACGACGATCAAGTCGCTCTCCAACAACCTGGTGATCATCCCCAACGGCCAGCTCGCCGGCACCAACATGACCAACTTCAACCAGCCCGAGCAGGACATGACCCTGCTCGTGCAGGTGGGCGTCGGCTACGACAGCGACCTGGAGCATGTCGAGCGGGTCACCAACGAGATCATCGCCGAGACCATGAAGGAGGTCGAGGGCGCGGTCCCGGATCACGAGCCCGCCGTGCGCTTCCACACCTTCGGTGACTCCCGCATCGGAATGACCGTGATCCTCGGGGTCGGGGAGTTCAGCGACCAGTACCGGATCAAGCACGAGTTCATCAAGCGCCTGCACAAGCGGTACCGGGCCGAGGGGATCAGCGTGCCGGTGCCCCGGCGGGCGATCACCTTGCAGACGGGCGGGGGCAGCGTGGAGATCCCGCATCAGCGTGAGGCGTCGGTCGAGGTGGCGCCCTAG
- a CDS encoding lysylphosphatidylglycerol synthase transmembrane domain-containing protein, producing MTAIPLPRRPTRRVPVRRILCLLPLVMVLVVAVRHRSVLAEGFTHLATARWPWLVAAVGVTCLTWVAAAVTRQGALVERLPTGRLVATQFAAGAANHLLPTGLGASAVNLRFMTVCGVSLSRSSAALALYLLAESVARVGLLVALLFAFPRALRLGPLLPDGTSTPLLITAVAVACAAVAVALLVRRLRTAVFGFVRTALGEARSVHMRPARVLALWGGSLAFPALQAAVLVAVGLALGLDIPVTHMALAYLAATVAVALVPTPGGLGSVEAALVVALVAAGGPVAVATAVVLTFRVITVWLPLLPGALTLGALVRLKVI from the coding sequence GTGACAGCGATACCACTCCCCCGACGGCCCACCCGGCGTGTTCCGGTGCGGCGGATCCTCTGTCTGCTGCCCCTCGTGATGGTTCTGGTGGTCGCCGTGCGGCACCGTTCCGTTCTGGCCGAGGGCTTCACCCACCTGGCGACCGCCCGGTGGCCCTGGCTGGTCGCGGCGGTCGGCGTGACCTGTCTGACGTGGGTCGCGGCGGCCGTGACCCGGCAGGGGGCGCTCGTCGAGCGGCTGCCGACGGGGCGGCTGGTGGCCACCCAGTTCGCGGCGGGCGCGGCGAACCATCTGCTGCCGACCGGCCTCGGCGCGAGCGCGGTGAACCTACGGTTCATGACGGTGTGCGGGGTGTCGCTGTCCCGTTCTTCGGCGGCGCTCGCGCTGTATCTGCTCGCCGAGTCCGTCGCCCGCGTCGGCCTGCTGGTGGCTCTGCTGTTCGCGTTCCCGCGGGCACTGCGACTCGGCCCGCTCCTGCCCGACGGCACGTCGACTCCCCTGCTGATCACGGCCGTCGCCGTCGCGTGCGCCGCCGTGGCCGTGGCTCTCCTCGTACGACGGCTGCGTACGGCCGTGTTCGGGTTCGTGCGCACGGCGCTGGGCGAGGCCCGTTCGGTGCACATGCGGCCGGCGCGTGTGCTGGCGCTCTGGGGCGGTTCGCTGGCGTTCCCGGCGCTCCAGGCGGCCGTACTGGTCGCCGTGGGGCTGGCGTTGGGGCTCGACATCCCGGTGACGCACATGGCGCTCGCGTATCTCGCGGCCACGGTCGCTGTCGCCCTCGTGCCCACTCCCGGCGGTCTCGGCTCGGTGGAGGCCGCGCTCGTGGTCGCCCTGGTGGCGGCCGGCGGTCCGGTGGCCGTGGCGACCGCGGTGGTGCTGACGTTCCGCGTCATCACGGTCTGGCTGCCGCTGCTGCCGGGCGCGTTGACGCTCGGCGCGCTGGTCCGGCTGAAGGTGATCTGA
- a CDS encoding ABC transporter ATP-binding protein, whose protein sequence is MEITAWTQLQGLMTAQQQNRPFARATLRRIGAFARPHRRRIAWFVALSVVTALLAVATPVLAGSVVDVIVSAGDETLVVRLAVLIALIAVAEAALGLLGRRLSATLGEGLILDLRTAVFDHVQRMPVAFFTRTRTGALVSRLNNDVIGAQRAFSNTLSGVVSNLVTLLLTLAVMLTLSWQITLLSLVLLPVFVIPARRMGSRMARLQREAADLNASMGTRMTERFSAPGATLVKLFGRPGDESAEFAERAGRVRDIGIRTAMAQSAFITALTLVSALALALVYGLGGWFALRGTLEAGAIVSLALLLTRLYAPLTALAGARVEIMSALVSFERVFEVLDLKPLIEEKPDAREVPEGPVAVEFDDVRFGYPSADKVSLASLEEVASLDTRGGTEVLHGVSFRAEPGQTVALVGSSGAGKSTVAQLLPRLYDTDAGTVRVGGVDVRDLSAASLRGTLGMVTQDGHLFHDTVRANLLLARPDATDDDLWDVLRRARLDDLVRSLPDALDTVVGERGYRLSGGERQRMTIARLLLARQRVVILDEATAHLDNTSEAAVQEALVEALEGRTALVIAHRLSTVRTADQILVVEAGRIVERGRHEELLAADGRYAELYRTQFEKTAESVVEAPVAAV, encoded by the coding sequence ATGGAGATCACCGCCTGGACCCAGCTGCAGGGCCTGATGACCGCCCAGCAACAGAACCGCCCCTTCGCCCGCGCGACGCTACGGCGTATCGGCGCCTTCGCCCGTCCACATCGTCGCCGTATCGCGTGGTTCGTCGCCCTCAGTGTCGTCACCGCGCTGCTCGCCGTGGCGACGCCGGTGCTCGCGGGGAGCGTCGTGGACGTGATCGTGTCGGCCGGGGACGAGACCCTCGTCGTCCGCCTTGCCGTGCTCATCGCCCTCATCGCGGTCGCCGAAGCGGCGCTGGGCCTGCTGGGCCGCCGCCTGTCTGCGACGCTCGGCGAGGGACTCATCCTCGATCTGCGGACCGCCGTCTTCGATCATGTGCAGCGCATGCCGGTCGCGTTCTTCACACGTACTCGTACGGGAGCGCTCGTCAGTCGTCTCAACAACGACGTCATCGGCGCCCAACGCGCCTTCAGCAACACCCTGTCCGGAGTGGTGAGCAACCTGGTCACCCTGCTGCTCACCCTCGCCGTCATGCTCACCCTCTCCTGGCAGATCACCCTGCTGTCACTCGTCCTGCTGCCCGTCTTCGTGATCCCCGCCCGGCGCATGGGCAGCCGCATGGCCCGGCTCCAGCGGGAGGCGGCCGACCTCAACGCGTCCATGGGCACCCGCATGACCGAGCGCTTCTCGGCGCCCGGTGCCACCCTGGTGAAACTCTTCGGACGGCCCGGAGACGAGTCCGCCGAGTTCGCCGAACGAGCCGGCCGGGTACGGGACATCGGCATCCGGACGGCGATGGCGCAGTCGGCGTTCATCACCGCCCTCACCCTCGTCTCGGCCCTCGCGCTCGCCCTGGTGTACGGCCTCGGCGGCTGGTTCGCACTGCGCGGCACCCTGGAGGCGGGCGCGATCGTGTCCCTGGCGCTGCTGCTGACCCGGCTGTACGCACCACTGACCGCGCTGGCCGGGGCGCGCGTGGAGATCATGAGCGCCCTGGTGAGCTTCGAGCGCGTCTTCGAGGTGCTGGACCTCAAGCCGCTCATCGAGGAGAAGCCGGACGCCCGTGAGGTGCCCGAGGGCCCCGTGGCCGTGGAGTTCGACGACGTCCGCTTCGGTTACCCGTCCGCCGACAAGGTCTCCCTCGCCTCCCTGGAGGAGGTGGCCTCCCTCGACACCCGAGGCGGTACCGAGGTCCTGCACGGCGTCTCCTTCCGCGCCGAACCCGGCCAGACCGTCGCCCTCGTCGGCTCCTCCGGCGCCGGCAAGTCGACCGTCGCCCAACTGTTGCCGCGGCTGTACGACACGGACGCGGGCACCGTCCGCGTCGGCGGCGTCGACGTACGCGACCTCAGCGCCGCGTCGCTGCGCGGCACCCTCGGCATGGTCACCCAGGACGGCCACCTCTTCCACGACACCGTCCGCGCGAACCTGCTTCTCGCCCGCCCCGACGCCACGGACGACGACCTGTGGGACGTCCTGCGCCGGGCCCGCCTCGACGACCTCGTACGGTCCCTGCCCGACGCCCTCGACACCGTCGTCGGCGAACGCGGCTACCGGCTCTCAGGCGGCGAACGTCAGCGCATGACCATCGCCCGCCTGCTCCTCGCCCGCCAGCGTGTCGTCATCCTCGACGAGGCCACCGCCCACCTCGACAACACCTCGGAGGCCGCCGTCCAGGAGGCCCTCGTGGAGGCGCTGGAGGGCAGGACCGCCCTGGTCATCGCCCACCGCCTGTCGACCGTACGCACCGCCGACCAGATCCTCGTCGTCGAGGCCGGCCGGATCGTGGAACGCGGCCGGCACGAGGAACTGCTCGCGGCGGACGGACGGTACGCGGAGCTGTACCGGACGCAGTTCGAGAAGACGGCGGAGTCCGTCGTGGAGGCGCCGGTCGCCGCCGTGTGA
- a CDS encoding metallophosphoesterase family protein: MIRVAAVGDIHLGPDSRGLLRPAFDTLPDHADLLLLAGDLTRHGTPEEARVVAGEVAGLPVPVIAVLGNHDHHAERPEDVTAVLRDAGVTVLEGEGTVVRVDGVRVGVAGTKGFGGGFAGRGGSEFGEPEMKAFVRHTRALADELRRALDALAQDGCAVRIALTHFSPVPDTLVGEPLESYPFLGSYLLAEAMDESGADLAVHGHAHLGTEHGITSGGVRVRNVAQPVIRRAFAVYRLPVDRAHGAGADGA; encoded by the coding sequence GTGATCCGGGTCGCGGCCGTCGGGGACATCCATCTGGGCCCGGACAGCCGAGGTCTGCTCCGCCCTGCCTTCGACACGCTGCCCGACCACGCCGACCTGCTGCTGCTCGCCGGGGACCTCACCCGCCACGGCACGCCGGAGGAGGCCCGGGTCGTCGCCGGTGAGGTGGCGGGGCTGCCGGTTCCGGTGATCGCCGTCCTCGGGAACCACGACCACCACGCCGAGCGCCCCGAGGACGTGACGGCCGTGCTGCGGGACGCGGGCGTGACCGTACTGGAGGGCGAGGGAACCGTCGTCCGGGTCGACGGGGTACGGGTCGGGGTCGCCGGGACGAAGGGGTTCGGCGGCGGCTTCGCCGGGCGCGGCGGCAGCGAGTTCGGCGAACCCGAGATGAAGGCCTTCGTCCGTCACACCCGGGCACTCGCGGACGAGCTGCGCCGCGCCCTCGACGCGTTGGCGCAGGACGGCTGCGCGGTCCGTATCGCGCTCACCCACTTCTCCCCCGTACCGGACACGCTCGTCGGTGAGCCACTGGAGAGCTACCCCTTCCTCGGCAGCTATCTGCTGGCCGAGGCGATGGACGAGTCCGGCGCCGACCTCGCCGTCCACGGCCACGCACACTTGGGCACAGAACACGGCATCACCAGCGGTGGTGTACGGGTCCGCAATGTCGCCCAGCCGGTCATCCGGCGCGCCTTCGCGGTGTACCGGCTGCCGGTGGACCGGGCGCACGGTGCGGGAGCGGACGGTGCGTAG
- a CDS encoding nucleotidyl transferase AbiEii/AbiGii toxin family protein has product MKLTPLHERLLADILDLGSPYPLVLTGGYAVQAHGLVERFSRDLDVATENPAPMQEIVASLTAGLSARGWRTTHVQTDPLSGRFLVTDPDTGEECEVDVLKEAFWAPPAQTPYGPVLSLDDVIGTKVRALADRGTVRDLIDVQAASRHRSIADLESLGRRRAHDEFSLEDLRDRLIGADWYEDEDYTAYGLTSRQIEELKAWALEWAEDLGARIHDENA; this is encoded by the coding sequence GTGAAGCTCACTCCGCTCCACGAGCGTCTCCTCGCTGACATCCTCGACCTCGGCTCCCCCTACCCGCTGGTCCTCACCGGTGGATACGCCGTGCAGGCCCACGGCCTGGTCGAACGCTTCAGCCGTGACCTCGACGTCGCCACCGAGAACCCCGCTCCGATGCAGGAGATCGTCGCCTCACTCACAGCAGGCCTCAGTGCGCGCGGATGGCGGACCACGCACGTCCAGACCGATCCCCTCAGCGGCCGGTTCCTCGTCACCGATCCGGACACCGGCGAGGAGTGCGAGGTCGACGTCCTCAAGGAGGCGTTCTGGGCTCCGCCTGCCCAGACCCCCTACGGCCCCGTTCTTTCCCTCGACGACGTGATCGGCACCAAGGTCCGTGCCCTCGCCGACCGCGGCACCGTCCGCGACCTCATCGACGTCCAGGCTGCCTCCCGCCACCGCTCCATCGCCGACCTCGAATCCCTGGGCCGCCGCCGCGCCCACGACGAGTTCAGCCTCGAAGACCTCCGGGACCGGCTCATCGGCGCGGACTGGTACGAGGATGAGGACTACACCGCGTACGGGCTCACCTCCCGACAGATCGAAGAACTCAAGGCGTGGGCGCTGGAGTGGGCGGAGGATCTGGGTGCGCGGATCCATGACGAGAACGCCTGA
- the panD gene encoding aspartate 1-decarboxylase, protein MLRTLIKSKIHRATVTQADLHYVGSVTIDADLLDAADLLPGELVHIVDITNGARLETYVIEGERGSGVVGINGAAAHLVHPGDLVIIISYAQVSDAEARALEPRIVHVDRDNRIVALGSDASEPVPGSDQRRSPQAVTV, encoded by the coding sequence ATGCTGCGAACTTTGATCAAGTCCAAGATCCACCGCGCCACGGTCACCCAGGCCGACCTGCACTACGTCGGGTCCGTGACCATCGACGCCGACCTGCTGGACGCCGCCGACCTGCTGCCGGGCGAGCTCGTGCACATCGTCGACATCACCAACGGCGCCCGTCTGGAGACGTACGTCATCGAGGGCGAGCGAGGGTCGGGGGTCGTCGGGATCAACGGTGCCGCGGCCCATCTCGTCCATCCCGGGGACCTGGTGATCATCATCAGCTACGCTCAGGTCTCCGACGCCGAGGCCCGTGCCCTGGAGCCCAGGATCGTGCACGTGGACCGCGACAACCGGATCGTGGCCCTGGGCTCGGACGCCTCCGAGCCCGTGCCGGGTTCGGACCAGCGGCGCAGCCCGCAGGCCGTCACCGTCTGA
- a CDS encoding GNAT family N-acetyltransferase, producing MSDVQIRDDRAAGRLEAFAGDELAGHIQYFVLESPQGALVPVHTIVDSAHEGQGIAGSLARELYGIAAREGVVVAPLCPYVVRWAERHPEEAPAVGPELLRAAKDWLIAHPEGF from the coding sequence ATGAGCGACGTACAGATCCGTGACGACCGGGCAGCCGGCCGGCTGGAGGCCTTCGCCGGCGACGAACTGGCCGGTCACATCCAGTACTTCGTCCTCGAATCCCCACAGGGCGCGCTGGTCCCGGTCCACACGATCGTCGACTCCGCACACGAGGGACAGGGCATCGCGGGCTCACTGGCCCGGGAGTTGTACGGCATCGCGGCCCGCGAGGGCGTCGTCGTCGCGCCGCTGTGCCCTTACGTCGTCAGGTGGGCTGAACGCCACCCCGAGGAGGCCCCGGCCGTCGGTCCGGAGCTGCTACGGGCCGCCAAGGACTGGCTGATCGCCCACCCCGAGGGCTTCTGA